The Metabacillus sediminilitoris genome window below encodes:
- a CDS encoding IS110 family RNA-guided transposase, translating to MDVIIERACGMDVHKDSITACILTPEGKEIQTFSTKTVFLLKLLDWIKEHNCSHVAMESTSVYWKPIVNLLESEGIEFLVVNAQHIKAVPGRKTDVNDAEWIAKLLRHGLIKASYIPNRDQRELRELVRYRRSIIQERARQQNRIQKVLEGANIKLGSVVSQIKGVSAMEMLRAIADGEDDPVKLASFARRTLKKKKEELELALRGYISPHQRMMLKTIITHIDFLTDQIEKLDNEIAERMSSYQDDVERLDSIPGVATRMAEQILAEIGTDVKNQFPSAAHMCSWAGLVPGQNESAGKRKSSKTKKGNKYLKSALQEAAHSVRGSKNYLGALYRRTAARKGTKRAAIVVSHAILRICYYLLTRKEMYVDLGEDYFDKQRAQSIVRHSLRRLESLGYTVSLTETEAS from the coding sequence ATGGATGTAATCATTGAACGAGCATGTGGGATGGACGTTCATAAAGACTCTATCACCGCATGTATTCTTACACCAGAAGGAAAGGAGATTCAAACTTTTTCAACGAAAACCGTGTTTTTGTTAAAACTATTAGACTGGATTAAGGAACACAATTGTTCTCATGTTGCCATGGAAAGCACCAGCGTATACTGGAAGCCAATTGTGAATTTACTAGAAAGTGAGGGAATTGAATTTTTAGTAGTCAATGCACAACACATTAAAGCTGTTCCTGGACGGAAAACTGATGTAAATGATGCTGAGTGGATTGCGAAGCTTCTTCGTCATGGATTAATAAAAGCTAGCTATATTCCCAATCGAGATCAAAGAGAATTACGAGAATTAGTTCGATACCGTAGAAGTATCATTCAAGAACGGGCGAGACAACAAAATCGAATCCAAAAAGTGTTAGAAGGTGCTAACATTAAACTGGGTTCAGTTGTGTCACAAATTAAGGGTGTTTCCGCTATGGAGATGCTTCGTGCGATTGCTGATGGAGAAGATGATCCCGTAAAGCTCGCAAGCTTCGCTCGCAGAACATTGAAAAAGAAAAAAGAGGAACTAGAGTTAGCATTAAGAGGCTACATTAGCCCTCATCAGCGAATGATGCTTAAAACAATTATCACTCACATTGATTTTCTTACAGATCAAATCGAGAAGCTTGATAATGAAATTGCAGAAAGAATGAGTTCTTATCAAGATGACGTTGAACGTTTAGATTCAATTCCAGGTGTCGCTACCCGTATGGCAGAACAGATTCTAGCTGAGATTGGAACTGATGTTAAAAATCAATTTCCAAGCGCTGCTCATATGTGTTCTTGGGCAGGGTTAGTTCCAGGACAAAACGAAAGTGCTGGTAAAAGAAAATCTTCCAAAACTAAGAAAGGGAATAAATATTTAAAATCAGCCTTACAAGAAGCAGCTCACTCAGTAAGAGGATCTAAAAACTACCTTGGGGCATTGTATCGACGTACAGCTGCCCGCAAGGGTACAAAACGCGCTGCTATTGTTGTCTCTCATGCCATATTGCGAATATGTTACTATCTTTTAACACGAAAAGAAATGTATGTAGACTTAGGTGAAGACTACTTTGATAAACAAAGAGCACAATCAATTGTACGTCATTCGCTTCGACGACTTGAAAGCTTAGGCTACACCGTTTCGCTGACAGAAACAGAAGCATCCTGA
- the pepF gene encoding oligoendopeptidase F → MTKYTNRTEVPIQEKWNLSDLYANQSKWEEDYRVIEKKAENLKEFDGQIGDGPSLYQYLKQKEELSFLLNKMYAYAMLKVDEDTRDTNSQALLERAKRLNVNVSASTSFFMPFLLSLDEAKLKQYIASDQRLIYFEDDLMESFRYKDHVLSKEQEEVLSQLGEALSSPGYIFGMINNADIKFGVITNKNGENVELTRGMYAKLIEDEDRKKRKEAYKAYYQPYVQLKNSIASTLSTAIKNNVTLAKIRKYPSALEKALFGDKVPKEVYENLITTTKNNLTSLHEYTRIRKEKLKVNELHQYDMSVPLVNGVMKDIPFDEAYRIMYKALSPLGEEYIKILKEFKESRYIDVRETPGKRSGAYNLGIYGVHPFILLNHQDDLDSLFTLVHECGHGVHSKLSSQHQPQITARYSIFVAEVASTVNEVLLINYLLTNETDQKVRQHLLNHFIDQYKGTFFTQVMFAEFEMQTHEMAEKGLPLNVEIFNQIYETLFKEYNGTEIVLDDEVKYGWSRIPHFYRPFYVYKYATGFASAIHLATKILEGDQNTLNTYIEFLKSGSSDYPLELLKKTGVDLTTPFPIENSLKRFGELVGEFSKL, encoded by the coding sequence ATGACAAAATACACAAATCGAACTGAAGTGCCAATCCAGGAAAAATGGAATTTATCAGATTTATATGCTAATCAAAGCAAATGGGAAGAAGATTATCGAGTAATTGAAAAGAAGGCTGAGAATCTTAAAGAATTTGATGGTCAAATTGGAGATGGACCATCGTTGTATCAATACTTAAAACAAAAAGAAGAATTGTCTTTTCTTTTAAACAAAATGTATGCTTACGCAATGCTAAAAGTGGACGAAGATACGAGAGACACGAATTCACAAGCATTGTTAGAAAGAGCAAAGCGCCTTAATGTGAATGTTAGCGCTTCAACGTCTTTTTTTATGCCGTTCTTATTAAGTTTAGATGAAGCTAAATTAAAACAATACATAGCTTCTGATCAACGGTTAATATATTTTGAAGATGATTTAATGGAATCGTTTCGTTATAAGGACCATGTATTAAGCAAAGAACAAGAAGAGGTTCTATCACAACTAGGGGAGGCTTTATCATCACCAGGTTATATATTCGGTATGATAAATAATGCCGATATTAAATTTGGAGTCATAACGAATAAGAACGGAGAAAATGTTGAGCTTACAAGGGGAATGTATGCAAAATTAATTGAGGATGAAGACCGAAAAAAGCGAAAAGAAGCTTATAAAGCTTATTATCAGCCATATGTGCAATTAAAAAATTCGATTGCTTCAACACTTTCAACTGCAATAAAAAATAATGTTACATTGGCAAAAATTCGTAAATATCCTTCAGCTTTAGAAAAAGCTTTATTTGGTGACAAAGTACCAAAAGAGGTATATGAGAATCTCATCACAACAACTAAAAACAATCTTACTTCACTTCATGAGTATACTCGAATTCGCAAGGAAAAGTTGAAAGTAAACGAGCTTCATCAATATGATATGAGTGTTCCTCTCGTTAATGGAGTAATGAAAGATATTCCTTTTGATGAGGCGTATAGGATTATGTATAAGGCCTTATCACCTTTAGGTGAGGAATATATCAAGATCTTAAAAGAATTTAAAGAGTCACGATATATAGATGTTAGAGAAACACCTGGCAAACGTTCAGGCGCATACAATCTTGGCATTTATGGTGTACATCCGTTTATACTATTAAATCATCAAGATGATTTAGACAGTCTATTTACTCTTGTACATGAATGTGGTCATGGTGTTCATAGTAAGCTTAGTTCACAGCACCAGCCGCAAATAACTGCACGATATAGTATCTTTGTTGCTGAGGTTGCTTCAACCGTGAATGAAGTCCTTTTAATAAACTATTTATTAACAAATGAAACAGATCAGAAAGTTCGACAACATTTACTTAATCACTTCATTGATCAATATAAAGGTACATTTTTTACTCAAGTCATGTTTGCAGAGTTTGAAATGCAAACACATGAAATGGCAGAAAAAGGTCTGCCGTTAAATGTAGAGATCTTCAATCAAATTTATGAAACATTGTTCAAAGAATACAATGGGACCGAAATTGTTTTAGATGATGAAGTAAAATATGGATGGTCTAGAATCCCTCATTTTTATCGACCATTTTATGTTTATAAATATGCAACTGGATTTGCTTCGGCGATCCATTTAGCAACGAAAATACTTGAGGGAGATCAGAATACACTGAATACCTATATAGAATTTTTAAAAAGCGGTAGTTCAGATTATCCCCTTGAGTTATTAAAAAAGACAGGTGTTGACTTGACAACACCATTCCCAATTGAAAATTCCTTAAAACGCTTTGGTGAGTTAGTTGGGGAGTTTTCAAAACTATAG
- a CDS encoding ABC transporter ATP-binding protein, whose protein sequence is MDSLLEVQHITKQFGGVTAVNDVSFHVGEGEIVAVIGPNGAGKTTLFNMISSFISPTSGQVLYRGNRLTGKKIPDLLPLGIARTFQNLQIFDNLTVLENIMVGTHVKLKTNVYTAGFRLPVVKKDEKLAFELAHDVLKKVNLDNVMYERAGNLSYGLQKQVEFARAIVCNPSLVLLDEPMAGLNDAETNRMSDHILRLKGEGVSFLFVEHKMATVMKVADRIVVIDFGKKIAEGTPDDIQQNDKVIRAYLGEEVV, encoded by the coding sequence ATGGATAGCTTATTAGAGGTTCAACATATTACCAAACAATTTGGCGGTGTAACTGCAGTGAACGATGTTAGTTTTCATGTAGGTGAAGGCGAGATTGTTGCTGTTATTGGTCCGAACGGTGCAGGGAAAACAACATTATTCAATATGATTTCAAGTTTTATTTCACCCACATCAGGGCAAGTTTTATATCGAGGAAATCGGCTTACGGGGAAAAAAATCCCTGACTTATTACCACTAGGGATTGCTAGGACATTTCAAAACTTGCAGATTTTCGATAACTTAACAGTTTTAGAAAACATAATGGTTGGAACACATGTTAAATTAAAAACGAATGTGTATACTGCCGGGTTTCGACTTCCAGTGGTTAAAAAAGACGAAAAGCTGGCTTTTGAATTAGCACATGATGTATTGAAAAAAGTTAACTTGGATAATGTGATGTATGAAAGAGCAGGTAATTTATCATATGGCTTGCAAAAACAAGTCGAATTTGCTAGAGCCATTGTCTGCAATCCTTCACTAGTTTTGCTAGATGAACCAATGGCTGGTTTAAACGACGCTGAAACAAATAGGATGTCTGATCATATTTTACGGTTAAAGGGGGAAGGAGTCTCTTTCCTTTTTGTTGAACATAAGATGGCGACTGTTATGAAAGTCGCAGATCGAATTGTTGTGATTGATTTTGGAAAAAAGATAGCAGAGGGGACTCCTGATGACATTCAACAAAATGACAAGGTTATTCGTGCTTATTTAGGTGAGGAGGTCGTCTAA
- a CDS encoding ABC transporter substrate-binding protein codes for MNVKKIMIMPLMILLLVFTSACGMFSSSSKETAQSQEKKGNSDVIKIGVIVAETGPASTLGKTEANTIKMIQKQLDETGPINGKKIELVMRDYETDDTKAVIAMDKLISDGIVAIIGATQASTTNAILPKAEKANLPLLTLAPINTDIENVYNIPPSSATVASKMIDYLVENKISKVAWVNAKDAFGVDGLPHFEPLAKEKNIEIVAHEEFDATASDMTIQLTNVREKNPEAVIVWSRTPGAGIVARNFKALGFEVPMIQSHASANQGFLDQVKSNSENIFVVAGKLNVVTQLEDSEYKSLVEEYVNPYEKEYNEPTDFFGAHSYDAVQLVIKAVEEGNFTSSDINNYLQNELKEYQGISGKFDLTKPIEGPQADGVTVLSIEDGTWKYTE; via the coding sequence ATGAACGTTAAAAAAATAATGATCATGCCATTAATGATTCTTCTGTTAGTATTTACTTCTGCTTGTGGGATGTTTAGCAGTTCTTCAAAAGAAACAGCACAATCACAAGAAAAGAAAGGAAATAGCGATGTAATTAAAATAGGAGTAATTGTTGCAGAGACAGGACCAGCCTCTACATTAGGGAAAACAGAAGCGAATACAATTAAGATGATACAAAAACAATTAGATGAAACCGGACCGATCAATGGCAAGAAAATTGAACTAGTCATGAGAGATTATGAAACTGATGATACAAAAGCGGTTATAGCGATGGATAAATTAATCTCAGATGGAATTGTCGCAATAATTGGAGCTACACAGGCAAGTACTACAAATGCCATATTACCGAAAGCTGAAAAAGCGAACTTACCTTTGTTAACATTAGCACCAATTAATACAGATATTGAAAATGTTTACAATATTCCGCCGTCATCTGCTACTGTTGCTTCAAAAATGATTGATTATTTAGTAGAAAATAAGATTTCAAAAGTTGCTTGGGTCAATGCAAAAGATGCGTTTGGTGTTGATGGGCTGCCACATTTTGAACCATTAGCAAAAGAAAAGAACATAGAAATTGTAGCACATGAAGAATTTGATGCCACAGCAAGTGATATGACAATTCAACTTACAAATGTTCGTGAAAAAAATCCTGAAGCTGTGATTGTTTGGTCAAGAACACCAGGTGCAGGAATTGTCGCTCGTAACTTTAAAGCATTAGGTTTTGAAGTTCCAATGATCCAAAGTCACGCTTCAGCAAACCAAGGGTTTTTAGATCAAGTTAAAAGTAATAGTGAAAATATTTTCGTAGTTGCTGGAAAGTTAAATGTTGTTACACAACTTGAGGACTCTGAATACAAATCATTAGTAGAAGAATATGTAAATCCCTATGAAAAAGAGTATAACGAGCCAACAGACTTTTTTGGAGCACATTCATATGATGCTGTGCAACTCGTCATTAAAGCTGTAGAAGAAGGGAACTTTACTTCAAGTGATATCAATAACTACTTACAAAATGAATTAAAAGAATATCAAGGAATTAGCGGGAAATTTGATTTAACAAAACCAATTGAAGGACCGCAAGCTGACGGAGTTACAGTTCTAAGCATTGAAGATGGAACGTGGAAATATACAGAATAA
- a CDS encoding branched-chain amino acid ABC transporter permease produces the protein MDLIMQFLITGLTVGSIYSLLAIGFVTIYNITGNINLAQGEFAMIGALSCITFVNSGLPNLVAMILAILITSVIGFLLEKIAISPARNSSLITMIIITLGLSIFLKGMGLIIWGSYPKSLSPIIDLQSISIMGAVMNPQSIFVFIVLGALLVCLYLFFDKTFIGSALKASERNPKAAQLMGINTKTMSTLAFTLAAALGAIAGILIAPLTDATYEMGFLIGVKGFVAMVIGGMHSITGAVFGGLFIGIIEAFSGGFVSTFYSDAITFALLLMLLFVRPAGLFSRASGERV, from the coding sequence ATGGATTTAATTATGCAGTTTTTAATTACTGGATTGACTGTCGGAAGTATTTACTCCTTATTAGCGATCGGCTTTGTAACCATTTATAACATAACTGGAAATATTAATCTTGCACAAGGTGAATTTGCAATGATTGGTGCATTATCTTGCATAACCTTTGTCAATTCTGGACTCCCAAATCTGGTTGCTATGATTCTAGCGATTCTGATTACTTCAGTAATAGGATTCCTATTAGAAAAGATTGCTATTTCCCCAGCAAGAAATAGTTCGCTAATTACGATGATCATTATCACATTAGGGTTGTCTATCTTTCTTAAAGGGATGGGCCTTATCATTTGGGGGTCCTATCCAAAATCATTGTCTCCAATTATTGATCTACAATCCATTTCAATTATGGGTGCTGTGATGAATCCACAAAGTATTTTTGTATTTATTGTGTTAGGAGCTTTACTTGTTTGTTTGTACCTCTTTTTCGATAAAACATTTATAGGCTCTGCATTAAAAGCAAGTGAAAGAAATCCAAAGGCTGCTCAATTAATGGGAATCAATACAAAAACGATGTCAACACTAGCTTTTACATTAGCAGCAGCCTTAGGAGCCATTGCTGGAATTCTAATTGCTCCTTTAACTGATGCAACGTATGAAATGGGATTTTTAATTGGTGTAAAAGGCTTTGTGGCAATGGTTATTGGTGGTATGCATAGTATTACGGGGGCAGTATTTGGTGGGCTATTTATCGGAATCATTGAAGCATTTTCAGGTGGATTTGTTTCTACATTTTACAGTGACGCGATTACGTTTGCTTTATTATTGATGTTGCTTTTTGTTAGACCAGCAGGGCTGTTTTCACGTGCTTCCGGTGAAAGAGTATAA
- a CDS encoding D-2-hydroxyacid dehydrogenase → MSERKIIISQNIEETLYNKVKSVIPDWTIVTGREPSIWKRHVEDAEIIVGWKKEMKEIVVNQDVNLKWIQSWSAGINSFPLNELLTKQIKVTTANGVHAFPISETIFALMLGFTRKIHTYVKQQQKQTWHHAFMNQEIHGKTVGIIGVGKIGRETAKIAKAFGMTVLGIRHSGKAEEFVDEMYPISALHSVLPRCDFVILALPLTEKTKGLFGKQEFQSMKSSAFFINIGRGPIVVENELIEALENNKIAGAGLDVFEIEPLPENSPLWHMENVIITPHTSGSTEYYNKRVIEEIFIPNLIAYLSGHELPINLLDFEKGY, encoded by the coding sequence ATGTCGGAACGAAAGATCATCATTAGTCAGAACATAGAAGAAACACTTTACAACAAAGTTAAATCAGTTATCCCGGATTGGACAATTGTTACAGGAAGGGAGCCATCTATATGGAAACGACATGTGGAAGATGCTGAAATTATCGTAGGTTGGAAAAAAGAAATGAAAGAAATCGTTGTTAACCAAGATGTGAATTTAAAATGGATCCAATCTTGGAGTGCAGGGATTAATTCATTTCCTCTTAATGAATTGTTAACAAAACAGATAAAGGTTACAACAGCAAATGGTGTACATGCATTTCCTATTTCAGAAACTATTTTTGCATTGATGCTTGGATTTACGAGAAAAATACATACTTATGTGAAACAACAGCAGAAACAAACATGGCATCATGCTTTTATGAACCAAGAGATTCATGGTAAAACAGTTGGTATTATTGGAGTTGGGAAAATCGGTCGTGAAACGGCAAAGATCGCAAAAGCTTTTGGAATGACAGTTCTAGGTATTCGTCACTCTGGGAAAGCAGAGGAATTTGTCGATGAAATGTATCCAATATCTGCATTACATTCTGTTCTGCCACGATGCGACTTCGTTATTCTTGCCTTGCCGTTAACAGAAAAAACAAAAGGTCTTTTTGGAAAACAGGAATTTCAATCAATGAAGTCATCGGCATTTTTTATTAATATCGGTCGTGGACCGATTGTTGTTGAAAATGAATTAATTGAAGCTCTTGAGAATAACAAAATTGCCGGAGCAGGTTTAGATGTTTTTGAAATTGAGCCACTTCCCGAGAATAGCCCTCTTTGGCATATGGAAAATGTCATTATTACACCACATACTTCTGGAAGTACAGAGTATTATAACAAACGTGTTATTGAAGAGATTTTTATCCCAAATCTTATAGCTTATCTCTCTGGTCACGAACTACCAATCAATTTACTTGATTTTGAAAAAGGGTATTAA
- a CDS encoding vanadium-dependent haloperoxidase, whose product MGKKRDKKSKKKKCVIGPLNAEKRNDKAFKVRYKAAQYQMEAPLLDHQCNGDEYLFPNKIGNFSKGLPHNSLGEVDINSYNIFIKAMNSGKLSDYNSIPMGGVVKLANPQAAYVFDLFGADCHKMSLAVPPAFNSAWAAGEMAEIYWQALTRDVPLSEYNTNPLTIAAATEISGLSDFRGPKVSGAVTTETLFRGDTPGDLVGPYISQFLWMDIPFGAGTITQQYRTTAARSDHMTSYDEWLNIQNGELPVAQKLDPKSYYIRNGRDLSEYVHQDFTYQAPLSACLILLGFGKGAIDQSNPYLNSTTEGGFVTFGAAHILDLVTKVTRVALEAAWFQKFLIHRRLRPEEFGGRVHNHLIGKACYPIHKELLDSQVVYKVFNEFGTYLLPMAYPEGCPTHPAYPAGHACIAGAGVTVLKAFFNESFVIPNPVAVISDGSSLTPYVGTPLTIGGELNKLASNIALGRDTAGVHWRSDGIEGLKLGEAVAIEILRDYRKTYNESFSGFSLTKFDGTTINIK is encoded by the coding sequence GTGGGGAAAAAAAGAGACAAGAAAAGCAAGAAAAAAAAGTGTGTCATTGGCCCTTTAAATGCCGAAAAGCGTAATGATAAGGCATTCAAGGTTCGATATAAAGCAGCACAATATCAGATGGAGGCTCCCCTTTTAGATCATCAATGTAATGGTGATGAATATTTGTTTCCTAACAAAATTGGAAACTTTTCAAAAGGTTTACCTCATAATTCACTCGGGGAAGTGGACATTAATTCCTATAATATCTTTATTAAAGCTATGAACTCTGGTAAATTGTCCGATTATAATTCCATACCAATGGGAGGTGTTGTAAAGCTTGCGAATCCACAAGCAGCTTATGTATTTGATCTTTTCGGAGCTGATTGTCATAAAATGAGTCTAGCTGTACCACCCGCATTTAATAGTGCGTGGGCGGCAGGTGAAATGGCAGAAATTTACTGGCAGGCCCTCACTCGTGATGTACCATTATCAGAATATAATACGAACCCTCTCACGATAGCGGCGGCAACTGAAATTTCTGGACTATCAGATTTTCGTGGACCAAAAGTGAGTGGAGCCGTTACGACAGAGACTTTGTTCCGCGGGGATACACCCGGTGACCTCGTAGGACCATATATCTCGCAATTTCTTTGGATGGACATTCCTTTTGGAGCAGGAACAATTACTCAGCAATATCGTACTACAGCAGCTAGATCCGATCACATGACCTCCTATGATGAATGGTTGAACATTCAGAATGGAGAACTTCCTGTTGCTCAGAAATTAGATCCTAAATCTTATTATATTCGTAATGGCCGCGATTTATCTGAATATGTTCATCAAGACTTCACCTACCAAGCTCCTCTTTCTGCTTGTTTAATTCTACTTGGATTTGGAAAAGGAGCAATTGATCAATCGAATCCGTACCTGAATTCAACAACTGAGGGAGGATTTGTCACCTTTGGTGCAGCTCATATTCTAGATTTAGTTACTAAGGTAACTCGTGTTGCACTAGAGGCTGCTTGGTTTCAAAAATTCTTAATTCATCGGAGACTTCGACCAGAAGAATTTGGTGGGCGCGTCCATAATCATTTAATAGGAAAAGCTTGTTATCCCATTCATAAAGAACTATTGGATTCTCAGGTTGTTTATAAAGTTTTCAATGAGTTTGGAACTTATTTGCTACCAATGGCGTATCCGGAAGGTTGCCCTACTCATCCTGCCTATCCTGCGGGGCACGCTTGTATTGCTGGAGCAGGGGTTACGGTTCTTAAAGCATTTTTTAATGAATCATTCGTCATTCCAAATCCAGTAGCAGTAATTTCTGATGGATCTTCTTTAACTCCTTATGTAGGAACTCCTTTGACAATAGGCGGAGAATTAAATAAACTTGCATCTAATATAGCACTAGGTAGAGATACTGCTGGTGTCCATTGGCGTTCTGATGGAATTGAGGGCTTAAAATTAGGGGAAGCAGTCGCAATAGAGATTCTTAGGGACTATAGAAAAACCTACAATGAAAGCTTTAGTGGATTTTCTCTGACCAAATTTGACGGAACTACAATTAATATTAAATAA
- a CDS encoding ABC transporter ATP-binding protein, whose amino-acid sequence MLKVEGISTKIGKIDILHNIDMHVNSGEIISVIGANGAGKSTLLNTLSGLISPTSGKVFLDDVLISGLPAYKVIKKGLSLVPEGRQIFSNLTVKENLLLGMYSTYYREKHQIEEKLEKIFSMLPGLKKHINNLGGNLSGGEQQMLAIGRGLMSDPKIILLDEPSMGLAPKIVSEILEILTVIKQELGTMVILVEQNVKAALKIANRVYVIDQGRMILNGSAEEISQNPHVIRAYLGIKSSSA is encoded by the coding sequence ATGTTAAAGGTCGAAGGAATTAGTACAAAGATTGGAAAAATTGACATTCTGCATAATATTGATATGCATGTGAATTCTGGTGAAATCATCTCAGTAATCGGTGCGAATGGAGCAGGAAAATCAACATTATTAAACACATTATCAGGACTAATTTCTCCAACAAGCGGAAAAGTATTTCTAGATGATGTATTAATTAGCGGATTACCCGCTTATAAAGTAATTAAAAAAGGATTATCGCTTGTACCGGAGGGAAGACAAATTTTCTCCAATCTAACAGTGAAGGAAAATCTACTGCTTGGCATGTATTCCACTTATTATCGTGAAAAACATCAAATCGAAGAAAAACTCGAGAAGATTTTTTCCATGCTTCCTGGCTTAAAAAAACATATCAATAACTTAGGCGGAAATTTAAGTGGTGGTGAACAACAAATGCTCGCTATCGGTAGAGGACTTATGTCAGATCCGAAAATTATCTTATTAGATGAGCCATCAATGGGACTCGCGCCCAAAATTGTTAGTGAAATACTTGAAATATTAACTGTCATAAAACAAGAGCTTGGAACAATGGTAATCTTAGTTGAACAAAATGTTAAGGCAGCTTTAAAAATAGCAAATCGAGTATACGTTATTGACCAAGGACGTATGATCTTAAATGGCAGTGCAGAAGAAATTAGTCAAAATCCACATGTTATTCGTGCTTATTTAGGGATAAAATCAAGTAGTGCATAA
- a CDS encoding branched-chain amino acid ABC transporter permease: MKKLDVLLYGSRKKPIAALLGMVLVMPFIISSPYIFTILILIGIYSIITIGLSLLVGYAGQISLGHAAFFAIGAYISGVLTVKYSFSPWLAILIGMIITFISAFLIAIPVMKLKGSYLALATMAINIIIYILLLGLSDYTGGASGLGGIPPLSIFGLSLESQVLFYYFVWFIVSLVIVFSSNIVRSHIGRILRSIHDSEVATETLGANVSKYKVAIFALSAVFASLAGSLYAHFISFIAPPTFYINFSILLLIMVMVGGVHSIWGAMIGTAVMMALNELIRFVGHNYLNISGEIEIVVYGAIIVIVMIFMPKGLIHPISKLRFKKLTHTPKNETSKQKLFSEKGV; this comes from the coding sequence ATGAAAAAATTAGACGTATTACTCTACGGAAGCAGAAAAAAACCAATTGCAGCTTTATTAGGAATGGTTTTAGTCATGCCTTTTATAATTAGTTCTCCTTATATCTTTACGATTCTAATATTAATTGGGATCTATAGCATAATAACGATTGGACTAAGTCTACTTGTTGGATATGCAGGACAAATATCTCTTGGTCATGCAGCTTTTTTTGCCATAGGTGCGTATATTTCCGGAGTACTTACCGTGAAATATAGCTTTTCACCATGGCTTGCAATCTTGATTGGAATGATCATTACGTTCATTTCTGCCTTTTTAATTGCAATTCCTGTCATGAAGCTTAAGGGTTCTTACTTAGCATTAGCCACTATGGCGATCAATATCATTATTTATATTCTTTTACTTGGTTTGAGTGATTATACAGGCGGTGCATCTGGTTTAGGAGGCATTCCCCCATTATCAATATTTGGGCTTTCGTTAGAAAGTCAAGTGTTATTCTATTACTTTGTTTGGTTTATCGTATCACTTGTCATTGTTTTTTCTAGCAACATCGTTCGTTCTCACATCGGGAGAATATTACGTAGTATCCATGATAGTGAAGTTGCGACAGAGACCTTGGGTGCAAATGTTTCGAAATACAAAGTGGCGATTTTTGCATTGAGCGCAGTGTTTGCCTCGTTAGCCGGAAGTTTATATGCACACTTTATTTCATTTATAGCACCTCCTACTTTTTATATTAACTTTTCAATCTTACTTTTAATTATGGTTATGGTTGGAGGTGTTCATTCAATTTGGGGAGCGATGATTGGTACTGCAGTCATGATGGCATTAAATGAGTTAATACGATTTGTTGGGCATAACTATTTAAATATCAGCGGTGAAATCGAAATCGTTGTATATGGGGCAATTATTGTCATAGTGATGATTTTTATGCCAAAAGGATTGATTCATCCAATTTCTAAATTGCGGTTTAAAAAGCTAACTCATACCCCGAAAAATGAAACCAGTAAACAAAAACTGTTTTCAGAGAAAGGAGTATGA